Proteins from one Triticum aestivum cultivar Chinese Spring chromosome 7A, IWGSC CS RefSeq v2.1, whole genome shotgun sequence genomic window:
- the LOC123147607 gene encoding DNA-directed RNA polymerases IV and V subunit 2, which produces MEEPETNLDQQSPNGPDTEIDVTDFMVLDCDEEGRFYVKQDAKGEQQPSGGLSPMDVDLKGIPSMVDEGKLKSSSDPSAQVPIDFNIESLEKFCKEAARSFFTEKGLISHQINSYNDFISHGLQELVDSLGEITVDPDYDPSKSVGDWRHATVKFGRVELEKPTFWADNSELDEQKLRLKPVHARLQNMTYSSKMNVEMTVQVYSLNQSDKSKTGKDPYIQKKLILSPETKWVTIGRLPVMVKSSLCWLYELQETECQFDYGGYFLIKGTEKAFIAEEGRCLSRIWVTNSPSWDASYLSQIRREKIYVKLVPSKENDGFHKVINLSFLGATMPIWIMFFALGVSTDKEAFDMIDIQDCDASLVNILSATIRQSHEQCEGFRGGGRARQYVDEYIRKTKFPPEESFDGYVGRYLFPEVSDNRCKALFLGYMIKCLLMAYCGRRKCDNKDDFRNKRLDLACQLLRRELWGHLRHAARRMVKVMQKHLSGDGDLQVLDHYVDASIITNGLNRAFSTGSWCHPYKYGRCSGIVATLRRTNPLQMMSDMRKTRQLSAYWGSAGDARYPNPSYWGKLCFMSTPDGEKCGFVKNLAASAVVSSVMRKPLIDLFVSCGMKKLDEVLVQDIGGTEKIFLNGDLVGVSAYPGKFVTNLRNMRRSKQIDPQVEIKRDKLHKEVHVFSDAGRILRPLLIVENLKSIAKPNGGSYSFQQLMDQNIIELIGAEEEEDIQCACGIKDLFSGDQKEGLLYYSHCELDPSFLLGLSCGIIPFVNHNAAKRVLMQAEKISQQAIGYSPTNSQYRVDTLFHQMYYPQRPLFKTVLSDCLGKRGLTRPEYFNGQNAIVSVNVHQGFNQEDSLVFNRASLERGMFRTLHFKSYKAQIENKEVTRRLKHREKIDFGKTQSKKGRVDSLDIDGLPYVGASLQTGDIVIGKVSESGEDHSRKLMHTERGMVDKVVLSANDDGKNSAVVTLRQVRQPCVGDKFASMHGQKGVVGLLDSQENFPFTCQGIVPDIVINPHGFPTRQTPGQLLEAALGKGIALGGMSRFATPFTTPSVDVITEQLHKAGFSRWGGESVLNGHNGERMRSLVFMGPTYYQRLTHMAEDKVKLRNTGPVHPLTRQPVVDRKRFGGVKFGEMERDCLLAHGATANLQERLFTLSDVSQLHICQVCERVANVVLRPVEGGRKVRGPYCGFCKSAENILRIKVPYGAKLLYQELFSMGICLKFETEAS; this is translated from the exons ATGGAAGAGCCGGAAACGAACCTCGATCAGCAGTCACCAAATGGACCAGATACTGAGATCGATGTCACGGATTTCATGGTTTTGGATTGCGACGAGGAAGGCAGGTTTTATGTAAAACAGGATGCAAAAGGGGAGCAGCAACCATCTGGAGGGCTGTCTCCTATGGATGTGGATTTGAAAGGAATACCTTCTATGGTAGATGAAGGGAAACTGAAGTCTTCTTCAGACCCAAGTGCGCAAGTACCAATTGACTTCAATATTGAAAGCCTGGAGAAGTTTTGTAAAGAAGCGGCACGATCATTCTTCACTGAAAAAGGACTCATCAGCCATCAGATAAACTCATACAATGATTTTATCTCCCATGGGCTACAAGAGCTCGTTGATTCTCTAGGGGAAATAACTGTTGATCCTGATTATGATCCTTCAAAGAGTGTAGGTGACTGGAGACATGCAACCGTTAAGTTTGGCAGAGTGGAGCTTGAGAAGCCGACGTTTTGGGCTGACAACAGTGAGCTCGATGAGCAGAAACTCAGACTGAAGCCTGTACATGCTCGCCTTCAGAACATGACATATTCTTCTAAGATGAATGTAGAAATGACTGTTCAG GTTTATTCACTCAATCAAAGCGACAAATCAAAAACTGGGAAGGATCCATATATCCAGAAGAAACTTATATTGTCTCCGGAAACTAAATGGGTCACCATCGGCAGGTTACCTGTCATGGTGAAGTCAAGTTTGTGCTGGCTGTATGAACTTCAGGAAACTGAATGCCAGTTTGATTATGGTGGATACTTTCTGATCAAGGGAACGGAAAAG GCATTTATTGCTGAAGAAGGGAGATGCTTATCCAGGATTTGGGTCACTAACTCCCCGAGTTGGGATGCTTCTTACTTGTCTCAAATAAGACGAGAAAAGATATATGTTAAACTTGTTCCGTCTAAAGAGAATGATGGTTTCCATAAAGTCATTAATCTCTCCTTCTTGGGTGCGACTATGCCAATATGGATAATGTTTTTTGCACTAGGTGTATCAACAGATAAGGAAGCTTTTGATATGATTGACATACAAGATTGTGATGCTTCTTTGGTCAACATATTATCAGCAACTATAAGACAATCTCATGAACAATGTGAAGGCTTCCGCGGAGGAGGTAGAGCTCGTCAATATGTTGATGAGTATATAAGGAAAACGAAGTTCCCGCCAGAAGAATCCTTCGATGGGTATGTTGGTAGGTATCTGTTTCCTGAAGTCAGTGACAATAGGTGCAAAGCACTTTTCTTGGGTTACATGATAAAATGCCTGCTAATGGCCTACTGTGGCCGTCGGAAATGTGATAATAAGGATGATTTCCGTAACAAGAGGCTAGATCTAGCATGTCAGCTGCTCCGTAGAGAACTTTGGGGTCATCTTAGGCATGCAGCGAGACGTATGGTCAAGGTAATGCAGAAGCATTTGAGTGGTGATGGTGACTTACAAGTTCTCGATCATTATGTTGATGCCTCAATTATTACCAATGGTCTGAACCGTGCCTTCTCCACCGGTTCCTGGTGCCACCCATATAAATATGGAAGGTGCTCAGGGATTGTTGCAACCCTTAGAAGAACAAATCCGCTTCAAATGATGTCGGACATGAGAAAGACAAGACAATTGTCTGCATACTGGGGAAGTGCTGGAGATGCTAGATATCC GAATCCCTCCTACTGGGGTAAATTATGTTTCATGTCCACTCCTGATGGTGAAAAATGTGGATTTGTGAAGAACCTAGCTGCCAGTGCTGTGGTTAGCTCTGTGATGAGGAAGCCTTTAATTGACTTATTTGTCTCTTGTGGAATGAAGAAACTAGATGAAGTTCTTGTACAAGATATTGGCGGTACAGAAAAGATCTTCTTGAATGGAGATTTGGTTGGTGTGAGTGCATACCCAGGCAAATTTGTTACGAATCTAAGAAATATGAGACGCAGCAAGCAAATTGATCCACAG GTGGAAATCAAAAGGGACAAGCTACATAAAGAAGTTCATGTCTTTTCTGATGCGGGGAGAATTCTAAGACCACTTCTTATAGTTGAAAATCTTAAAAGCATCGCTAAACCGAATGGTGGATCATACTCGTTTCAGCAACTTATGGACCAAAATATAATTGAACTGATTGGTGCTGAAGAGGAGGAGGATATCCAATGTGCTTGTGGAATTAAGGATCTCTTTTCAGGGGACCAAAAAGAGGGTCTTTTGTACTATAGCCATTGTGAGCTCGACCCTTCTTTCTTGCTAGGGTTGAGCTGTGGTATCATTCCCTTTGTCAACCACAATGCTGCTAAGAGAGTTTTGATGCAAGCTGAAAAAATATCACAACAGGCTATTGGCTACTCGCCTACAAATTCTCAGTATAGAGTCGATACCCTTTTTCATCAAATGTACTATCCACAGAGACCCCTGTTCAAAACTGTATTATCTGACTGTCTTGGTAAGAGAGGCCTTACTAGACCAGAGTATTTCAATGGCCAAAATGCAATAGTTTCAGTCAACGTTCATCAGGGATTTAACCAAGAAGACTCCCTGGTATTTAATAGGGCTTCGTTAGAGCGTGGCATGTTCCGGACACTTCATTTCAAGAGCTACAAAGCACAGATAGAAAACAAAGAGGTGACCAGAAGACTCAAACACAGGGAAAAAATTGACTTTGGAAAAACCCAAAGCAAGAAAGGACGTGTTGACAGTCTGGATATCGATGGATTACCATATGTTGGAGCCAGTCTTCAAACTGGCGACATTGTCATTGGGAAGGTCTCAGAGTCTGGTGAAGATCATAGTAGGAAGCTTATGCATACTGAAAGAGGGATGGTGGACAAGGTTGTTCTTTCAGCTAATGATGATGGGAAGAACTCTGCAGTTGTTACTCTAAGACAG GTTCGCCAACCTTGTGTTGGAGACAAGTTTGCCAGCATGCATGGCCAGAAAGGAGTTGTTGGTCTTTTGGATTCTCAAGAGAACTTCCCATTTACTTGCCAAGGAATAGTTCCAGATATCGTGATAAATCCACATGGCTTTCCAACTCGCCAAACTCCTGGTCAGCTGCTTGAGGCTGCATTGGGCAAGGGAATAGCACTTGGTGGGATGTCCAGATTTGCAACGCCATTTACCACTCCGTCTGTGGATGTGATCACGGAGCAATTGCACAA GGCTGGTTTTTCAAGGTGGGGAGGCGAGAGCGTTCTGAATGGCCACAACGGTGAAAGGATGAGGTCTTTGGTGTTCATGGGGCCAACCTACTATCAGAGGCTCACTCACATGGCCGAGGACAAGGTGAAGTTGCGCAACACCGGGCCGGTGCACCCGCTCACGAGGCAGCCAGTGGTGGACAGGAAGAGGTTCGGCGGTGTCAAGTTTGGGGAGATGGAGCGTGACTGCCTCCTCGCTCATGGCGCCACCGCCAACCTCCAAGAGCGGCTCTTCACGCTCAGCGACGTGTCGCAGCTGCACATCTGCCAGGTGTGTGAGCGGGTGGCGAACGTGGTCTTGAGGCCCGTCGAAGGGGGGAGGAAGGTCCGCGGCCCCTACTGCGGCTTCTGCAAGTCCGCGGAGAACATACTCCGGATCAAGGTGCCCTACGGTGCAAAGCTGCTCTACCAGGAGCTCTTCAGCATGGGGATCTGCCTCAAGTTCGAGACGGAGGCCAGTTAG